One genomic segment of Desulforamulus reducens MI-1 includes these proteins:
- a CDS encoding phage major capsid protein gives MRNLDLLQAKKAEIMNKLNQAIKDGNEEAFAQAFTEFTETIQEAVMDEAKGLVQAADANVLVGRGVRQLTSEENNYFQKVIEAMRTSNPQQALTDLDVVMPKTVIDAVFDDLVETHPLLDAINFQNTSGLIEYLVNANGSELASWGTLTSTIVKELTSGFKKINMSFHKLSAFLPVAKSMLDLGPTWLDRYVRAILGEALANGLEEGIINGTGKDMPIGMNRQVGEGVTVTDGVYPLKDTVAVTSLDPVSYGQLISGMAVGPNGKTRVVRSVIMIVNPVDYLQKVMPATTIRGADGAYVNNVLPFPTTIIQSTQIAQGKAIFGLGNRYFMGIGTAKSGKIEYSDEYKFLEDERVYLVKLYGHGEPLDNTAFVYANISGLQPAVHEVVVTNTVNTHEVV, from the coding sequence ATGAGAAACCTTGATTTATTACAGGCCAAGAAAGCAGAAATCATGAACAAGCTTAACCAGGCCATCAAAGACGGTAACGAGGAAGCTTTTGCCCAGGCTTTTACCGAGTTCACCGAAACCATCCAAGAGGCTGTCATGGATGAAGCCAAAGGGCTAGTGCAGGCTGCTGATGCCAATGTACTGGTAGGACGTGGAGTAAGACAACTGACATCGGAAGAAAACAACTACTTCCAGAAGGTTATCGAGGCTATGCGGACAAGCAATCCTCAGCAAGCTCTTACCGATCTGGACGTGGTTATGCCGAAAACTGTTATTGATGCAGTATTCGATGACTTAGTTGAAACCCATCCCTTGCTCGATGCGATCAATTTCCAAAATACTAGCGGATTGATTGAATATCTAGTTAACGCCAATGGTTCTGAATTAGCATCCTGGGGAACTCTTACATCCACTATCGTCAAAGAGCTAACCTCTGGATTTAAGAAAATCAATATGAGCTTCCATAAGTTATCTGCTTTCCTGCCAGTAGCTAAGTCCATGCTGGATCTTGGTCCAACCTGGTTAGACAGATATGTTAGAGCAATCCTAGGCGAGGCTTTGGCTAACGGACTTGAAGAGGGCATTATTAACGGTACAGGTAAGGATATGCCTATTGGCATGAATCGACAGGTAGGTGAAGGCGTAACTGTTACCGATGGTGTGTATCCTTTGAAGGATACTGTGGCTGTCACAAGCCTTGATCCAGTTTCTTATGGTCAATTAATCTCTGGCATGGCTGTTGGCCCTAATGGAAAAACACGGGTTGTAAGAAGCGTTATTATGATTGTCAACCCTGTTGACTATTTACAAAAGGTTATGCCAGCTACTACTATCCGTGGGGCCGATGGAGCCTATGTAAACAATGTGTTACCTTTCCCCACGACAATTATTCAATCAACTCAGATTGCACAGGGTAAAGCAATATTTGGTTTAGGTAATCGCTATTTTATGGGTATCGGGACAGCCAAGTCAGGTAAAATCGAATACTCTGACGAGTACAAATTCCTCGAGGATGAAAGAGTATATCTCGTTAAGCTGTATGGCCATGGGGAACCGTTGGATAATACAGCTTTTGTTTATGCTAATATTTCCGGATTACAACCTGCAGTACATGAAGTTGTTGTAACAAATACTGTAAATACCCATGAGGTAGTTTAA
- a CDS encoding terminase TerL endonuclease subunit: MDYVEFKLSDPDVFIDTEKIDKAIELMERYFEVKLLDWELFVTALIHCYYKSNDTVVFSTIFIMMGRGNGKNGFISPVAWYLTTHYHGVKGYNIDIVANAEDQAKTSFNDVYEVLERTWKKSKKFFYKSKEVIVNTKTNSYIKFNTSNAKTKDSKRTGCLIFDEVHGYETYDNIKVFTSGFGKRKHSRAFYITTNGNVREGVLDDMLAIAADILNGTIKDLGWLPLIYRIDSEEEALDPNMWHKANPSLRFFPELQKEMQNEFIEMKYKPAIEEEFYTKRLNWPRQNREIIVTEWDNIKATNKPLPDLSYRTCVAGIDYSKITDFASVNLHFREGDIRYDINHSWLCLNSADLPRLKIPWREWAQQGYLTLVDDVEISPDLIVNWLAEKATKYNIIKLALDNFRYALLATSLKRIGFDAKDNKNVKLVRPSDIMAIVPVIDSCFANQNFVWGDNPPLRWATNNTKKIASGKKQGTDTGNFYYGKIEAKSRKTDPFMALVAAMTIESELGDGYCGETPDVGVYVY; the protein is encoded by the coding sequence ATGGACTATGTTGAATTTAAGCTTAGCGATCCTGACGTGTTTATCGATACCGAAAAGATTGACAAAGCTATCGAGCTTATGGAGCGGTATTTTGAAGTTAAACTGCTTGACTGGGAATTATTCGTTACAGCTCTAATTCACTGCTACTACAAGTCAAATGATACGGTAGTATTCAGCACCATCTTTATTATGATGGGGCGTGGCAATGGCAAGAATGGGTTTATCTCACCAGTCGCATGGTATCTAACAACCCACTATCATGGGGTAAAAGGTTACAATATAGACATCGTTGCTAACGCTGAGGACCAGGCCAAAACATCATTCAATGATGTATATGAAGTACTCGAAAGAACCTGGAAAAAATCGAAGAAGTTTTTTTACAAGTCTAAGGAAGTTATCGTAAATACCAAGACAAATTCCTACATTAAGTTCAATACATCTAATGCCAAAACAAAAGACAGTAAGCGTACCGGCTGCCTGATCTTTGACGAGGTTCACGGGTACGAAACATACGATAACATCAAGGTATTTACCTCCGGCTTTGGAAAGCGCAAGCATTCCAGAGCTTTTTATATTACTACGAATGGTAATGTTCGTGAGGGCGTTCTTGATGACATGCTAGCTATTGCTGCTGATATACTCAACGGGACAATTAAGGACTTGGGGTGGCTACCTTTAATCTACAGAATTGACAGTGAGGAAGAGGCACTTGACCCGAATATGTGGCATAAGGCGAATCCTTCTCTGAGGTTTTTCCCGGAACTTCAAAAGGAAATGCAAAATGAATTTATCGAGATGAAGTACAAGCCTGCCATAGAGGAGGAATTCTACACCAAGCGGCTTAACTGGCCGAGGCAAAACCGGGAAATTATTGTCACCGAATGGGATAATATCAAGGCAACAAATAAACCACTTCCGGATTTATCCTACAGGACATGCGTCGCTGGAATAGACTACTCCAAAATAACTGACTTCGCAAGTGTGAACCTTCATTTCCGTGAGGGAGATATTCGGTATGACATCAACCATTCGTGGCTTTGCTTAAATTCAGCCGACCTTCCAAGGCTGAAAATACCCTGGCGAGAATGGGCCCAGCAGGGGTATCTTACCCTGGTCGATGATGTGGAAATATCCCCAGACCTGATCGTTAACTGGCTTGCCGAGAAGGCTACGAAATATAACATAATCAAGTTGGCGTTAGATAACTTTCGCTATGCCCTGCTAGCTACTAGCCTAAAGCGAATTGGCTTTGATGCTAAAGATAATAAAAATGTTAAACTTGTTCGTCCATCCGATATCATGGCGATTGTGCCGGTGATTGATAGCTGCTTTGCGAACCAAAATTTTGTGTGGGGAGATAACCCACCACTGCGATGGGCCACGAATAATACAAAGAAAATTGCCTCTGGGAAAAAGCAGGGGACTGACACTGGGAACTTTTACTATGGCAAGATTGAGGCTAAGAGCCGAAAGACAGACCCATTCATGGCTTTGGTAGCTGCCATGACTATTGAAAGTGAACTGGGTGACGGTTATTGCGGTGAGACACCTGATGTTGGTGTGTATGTTTACTAG
- a CDS encoding distal tail protein Dit → MRGFSFKGRHCSEYGVIMRSKNRPILSGVNDSYLQIPGRHGTYLFGGELADRTIDLECAILAGSLPDLRSKFREISSWLYSPKRENLVFDDELDKYYLAKLDGQIDVEQARATGKFDLKFRCEPLAYGGDIENLFINDQVTVFNQGTYEALPLFQSTFIQPATEWRVNKATEYIRVVRGFAPGDVLEVNCATGAILLNSVRILESLDWQNSIFFAFPPGEHTLNIAPAGVCNTKIIYKPRWL, encoded by the coding sequence ATGAGGGGCTTCAGCTTTAAAGGTCGCCACTGCAGCGAATATGGTGTAATCATGCGATCTAAAAATAGGCCAATTCTCTCTGGGGTTAATGATTCTTATTTACAGATACCAGGGAGACACGGGACATATTTATTTGGGGGTGAATTGGCAGATCGGACAATTGATCTCGAATGTGCTATCCTGGCCGGTTCCCTGCCTGACCTCAGGTCTAAGTTTAGGGAAATATCATCCTGGTTGTACTCACCAAAACGCGAAAATCTGGTTTTTGATGATGAGCTAGATAAGTATTATTTAGCAAAACTAGACGGGCAAATTGATGTAGAACAAGCACGAGCTACAGGAAAATTTGATCTAAAGTTTAGGTGTGAACCATTAGCTTACGGTGGAGACATTGAAAATTTATTTATTAATGACCAGGTTACTGTTTTTAACCAAGGAACATATGAGGCTTTACCGTTATTTCAGTCAACTTTTATTCAACCAGCGACTGAATGGCGGGTAAATAAAGCAACAGAGTATATTAGAGTCGTTAGAGGTTTTGCCCCTGGTGATGTACTGGAGGTAAACTGTGCCACCGGTGCAATATTACTAAACAGCGTAAGGATACTGGAGAGCCTAGACTGGCAGAACAGTATCTTTTTTGCTTTCCCGCCTGGTGAGCATACCTTGAATATCGCGCCTGCAGGAGTATGCAATACTAAAATAATTTATAAGCCGAGGTGGTTGTAA
- a CDS encoding phage portal protein gives MGLISWLVNRISGDPEPTELEIEEFFNLQAELVIRNLAFYSAINLIANSISKCEFKTYLRGKEIKDKEYYLFNVEPNRNQNSSQFIQKWITKLYENNECLIISDANGQLLVADTFSKTEYALFDYQFSQVSVDNFTFNKTFSMKDVLYFKLNNQDIRKLINGMYESYGKLISYGQKSYQKSRGSRGILDVGAVAQGKPNFHETFSKLMNERFKTFFNAENAVLPLFDGYTYTDLGSKTYSNEGTRDIKAMIDDIYDFTARAFRIPPVLLKGDIANIEDAVNNYLTFCIDPLTDMMQEEVNRKRNGFEGFKQGTFLKINTKSIKHVDLLNVATAIDKLISSGAFCINDIRMLVGDEPIDEPWAWQHWMTKNYSSVEDLLKVLNGGGEAS, from the coding sequence TTGGGACTAATATCATGGCTCGTAAATAGAATCAGTGGAGATCCTGAACCAACAGAGTTAGAGATTGAAGAATTTTTTAATCTGCAGGCAGAGCTTGTAATAAGAAATCTTGCCTTTTACTCAGCTATTAACCTGATTGCAAATTCTATCAGTAAGTGTGAATTTAAAACCTACCTGCGAGGCAAAGAGATTAAGGACAAGGAATATTACCTGTTTAATGTTGAGCCGAATAGGAATCAAAACTCAAGCCAGTTTATCCAGAAGTGGATAACCAAGCTTTATGAAAATAACGAATGCCTAATTATCAGCGATGCAAACGGTCAGTTATTGGTAGCGGATACATTCAGTAAAACTGAATACGCCTTATTCGACTACCAGTTTAGCCAGGTATCAGTTGATAATTTTACGTTCAACAAGACTTTCAGCATGAAAGATGTTTTGTATTTCAAGCTAAATAACCAGGATATCCGCAAGCTTATTAATGGCATGTATGAAAGCTACGGTAAACTTATTTCTTACGGCCAAAAAAGCTACCAAAAATCACGTGGTAGTAGAGGTATTTTGGATGTCGGTGCCGTTGCTCAAGGGAAACCAAATTTCCATGAGACTTTCAGTAAGCTCATGAATGAACGCTTTAAGACTTTTTTTAATGCTGAAAATGCGGTGTTACCGTTGTTTGACGGTTATACCTATACGGACCTGGGTTCCAAAACCTACAGTAACGAAGGAACCAGGGACATCAAGGCCATGATTGATGATATATACGACTTTACTGCTCGTGCATTTCGTATACCGCCGGTGTTGCTAAAGGGTGATATTGCTAACATTGAGGATGCAGTAAATAACTATCTAACATTTTGCATTGACCCTCTAACTGACATGATGCAAGAAGAAGTTAACCGAAAGCGGAATGGGTTTGAAGGGTTTAAGCAAGGCACGTTCTTGAAAATTAATACGAAATCAATTAAGCATGTTGACCTGCTGAATGTGGCTACAGCCATTGATAAACTAATTTCTTCCGGTGCTTTTTGCATTAACGATATTCGAATGCTGGTTGGAGATGAACCAATTGACGAACCATGGGCTTGGCAGCATTGGATGACCAAGAACTATTCTTCGGTGGAGGATTTACTAAAAGTACTCAATGGAGGGGGTGAAGCAAGTTGA
- a CDS encoding HK97 gp10 family phage protein gives MMARFNTSGLDDLINDVIRLGDAGKEVGDKMLIAAAVEVKEAWKDSAQRHNLKDTGDMINSIGYPRQPKNVGDVRTIDIYPKGKDRKGVMNAEKAFILHYGSSSIKPTHWVDEADEAAAPQVQEAMEKVFDNFMNGRE, from the coding sequence ATGATGGCTCGGTTTAACACTTCCGGATTAGATGATTTAATCAATGATGTCATCCGCCTCGGTGACGCTGGTAAAGAAGTCGGCGACAAAATGTTGATAGCCGCTGCAGTCGAAGTAAAAGAGGCTTGGAAGGACAGTGCCCAAAGGCACAACTTAAAAGATACTGGAGATATGATTAATTCAATCGGTTATCCACGCCAGCCTAAAAATGTTGGGGATGTTCGCACAATCGATATTTATCCCAAGGGAAAAGATCGAAAGGGAGTAATGAACGCTGAAAAGGCGTTTATTTTGCATTATGGTTCATCCTCTATAAAGCCGACGCATTGGGTTGATGAAGCAGACGAGGCAGCTGCCCCCCAAGTGCAGGAAGCAATGGAAAAAGTTTTTGATAATTTCATGAACGGAAGGGAATGA
- a CDS encoding head maturation protease, ClpP-related, translated as MKRTWELKQAATPDTLEMYIYGDVKSDYFDWWTWDMVESETSANHFRNELAKYPDVKEIKIFINSYGGSVFEGTAIYSQLRRHPAQKTVYIDGFACSVASVIAMAGDRVIMPKNTMMMIHNAWNIVAGNATQLRKAADDLDTIMAGNRQSYLQKSNGKITEEKLIELLDAETWLTAEQCIEYGFADELLEKDADLTEAKQLLQKMNKTLEQQLSYNRAIAVQFRELAKEPIQKTPPSEPPPEPPKENKTIKFMAALFR; from the coding sequence TTGAAAAGGACTTGGGAACTAAAGCAAGCAGCTACTCCTGATACCTTAGAAATGTATATTTACGGGGATGTCAAAAGCGACTATTTTGATTGGTGGACATGGGATATGGTTGAAAGTGAAACCTCTGCAAACCACTTCAGGAATGAGCTTGCCAAATATCCGGATGTTAAAGAGATCAAGATTTTCATTAACAGTTATGGTGGTAGCGTGTTCGAAGGGACTGCAATCTATAGCCAGTTAAGGAGGCACCCTGCACAAAAGACAGTTTACATTGACGGCTTTGCCTGTTCTGTGGCCTCCGTCATAGCAATGGCAGGTGACCGAGTGATTATGCCTAAAAACACCATGATGATGATCCACAATGCATGGAATATTGTGGCCGGAAATGCCACCCAACTAAGGAAGGCAGCAGACGACCTGGATACCATCATGGCTGGCAACCGGCAATCTTACCTCCAGAAATCAAATGGCAAAATAACCGAAGAAAAACTCATTGAATTATTGGATGCCGAGACATGGTTAACGGCTGAACAGTGTATTGAATATGGTTTTGCCGATGAGTTGTTGGAGAAAGATGCTGACCTGACCGAAGCTAAACAACTTCTTCAAAAAATGAACAAAACGCTGGAGCAGCAATTAAGTTATAACAGAGCTATAGCGGTTCAGTTCAGGGAATTGGCTAAGGAACCAATTCAGAAGACACCGCCTAGCGAACCACCACCGGAACCGCCAAAAGAAAATAAAACCATAAAATTTATGGCGGCATTGTTCCGCTAA
- a CDS encoding P27 family phage terminase small subunit yields the protein MARKTEIKKDLKNQLERNGVYGSHYLDLINDYMSLWEIKNRLIKDIKTRGVSVEWNNGGGQKGFKKNDSIAELNKTNAQMLKILNELGLKANSSGSGDDDDEEM from the coding sequence GTGGCCAGAAAAACTGAAATTAAAAAAGATCTTAAAAACCAGCTCGAAAGAAACGGGGTCTATGGCAGTCATTACCTTGACCTCATTAACGACTACATGAGTCTCTGGGAAATTAAGAATAGACTTATCAAGGATATCAAGACTCGGGGGGTATCGGTTGAGTGGAATAATGGTGGCGGTCAAAAGGGGTTTAAGAAAAACGACTCCATTGCCGAACTCAACAAGACTAACGCTCAGATGCTGAAAATCCTAAACGAGCTAGGGTTGAAAGCCAACAGCTCAGGATCGGGCGATGATGACGATGAGGAAATGTAA
- a CDS encoding major tail protein, with protein MAYIGLKHPVFAPIVSEPANGLPTYGTGLVVGRAIAANVSIELSDSKLPADDTIVEIDNSFISGTITTGIDDLSDEALKIWLGQQAATLNGVATIRSAASYEAPNGGFGYYRVRKKNGVRSYRAYWYYKTKWGMPSEDASTKPDGAIEWQTPEVQGTIMATQDSVNSWRDQATFSTEAEAVAWLNELANIGEPADKANLNATIASAQALDPETYTSVSWVDVANALSDAVAVAAMESPSQTRVDDTKSLLETAVAALVPRV; from the coding sequence ATGGCATACATCGGACTAAAACATCCGGTCTTTGCGCCGATTGTATCGGAACCGGCTAATGGTCTACCAACCTATGGAACCGGGCTAGTTGTAGGTCGTGCAATTGCTGCAAACGTCTCAATCGAGCTATCTGATAGCAAATTACCAGCTGACGATACAATCGTTGAGATTGATAACAGTTTTATTTCCGGAACAATTACAACTGGTATTGATGACCTTTCGGATGAGGCGTTAAAAATTTGGCTAGGGCAGCAAGCTGCTACTTTGAATGGAGTGGCTACTATCAGATCAGCTGCAAGCTATGAAGCACCCAATGGAGGTTTTGGTTATTACCGGGTCCGGAAAAAGAATGGTGTACGCTCATACAGGGCCTACTGGTATTACAAAACCAAATGGGGTATGCCATCCGAAGATGCTTCCACAAAACCAGATGGAGCTATTGAGTGGCAAACACCGGAAGTGCAAGGCACTATCATGGCTACACAGGATAGTGTAAATTCATGGCGTGATCAGGCAACTTTTTCAACGGAAGCAGAGGCTGTTGCATGGTTAAATGAACTGGCCAATATTGGGGAACCGGCAGACAAAGCTAATCTTAATGCAACCATTGCGAGTGCTCAGGCTCTTGACCCAGAAACTTATACTTCAGTATCTTGGGTGGATGTTGCAAATGCTCTTAGCGATGCTGTTGCTGTGGCTGCTATGGAAAGCCCATCACAGACCAGAGTTGATGATACAAAGAGCCTGCTCGAGACTGCCGTGGCTGCATTGGTGCCCCGGGTTTAA
- a CDS encoding HNH endonuclease: MNIHNQDEVGRWVQDFIDNNNPHGFYTSSPWLNVRFEVLQEFKFECQHCKARGFYKKADTVHHVQYVKKYPRLALSKTYIDNEGNVKLNLVPLCHGCHEHVHDYRRRVKKKPLTPERW, translated from the coding sequence ATGAACATACATAACCAGGATGAAGTTGGACGTTGGGTGCAAGACTTTATCGATAATAACAATCCCCATGGGTTTTATACTTCTAGCCCTTGGCTTAATGTAAGGTTTGAAGTATTACAGGAATTTAAGTTTGAATGTCAACATTGCAAGGCTAGAGGATTCTACAAGAAGGCTGACACTGTACACCACGTTCAATACGTTAAAAAGTATCCGCGTTTAGCTTTGAGTAAGACGTACATTGACAATGAGGGAAATGTAAAATTAAATCTCGTTCCGCTTTGCCATGGTTGTCATGAGCATGTACATGATTATAGGAGAAGGGTTAAGAAGAAACCTTTGACTCCAGAGAGGTGGTAA
- a CDS encoding MazG nucleotide pyrophosphohydrolase domain-containing protein, with protein sequence MDINIAGMTKTEKQLLNNLLQKYGANEVLECSKKVLEIERMERDYQFSYAFPAVKFVASNSVPKQLFHIVSELIEVANATQENQNRTDEEMADLLHSCETYFRIREREGVDVRHIFLKVIKKNIVRDYYLED encoded by the coding sequence ATGGATATCAATATAGCTGGTATGACAAAAACAGAAAAGCAGCTGCTGAATAACTTGCTGCAGAAATATGGAGCCAATGAAGTTCTGGAGTGCAGCAAAAAAGTCCTTGAAATAGAACGAATGGAGCGGGATTATCAGTTTTCATATGCCTTTCCAGCGGTAAAGTTTGTAGCCAGCAACAGTGTACCAAAACAATTATTCCATATAGTTAGTGAACTGATTGAGGTAGCCAATGCAACTCAAGAAAATCAAAATCGTACTGATGAGGAAATGGCTGACTTGCTTCATTCCTGTGAAACTTACTTCCGGATCCGGGAGAGGGAAGGGGTAGACGTTCGGCATATTTTCTTAAAGGTTATCAAAAAGAATATTGTCAGGGATTATTACTTGGAGGATTAA
- a CDS encoding DUF6338 family protein: MDNLLAYIILLAPGLIIMLINERVGSHPSAKYTNTEKLVMSVLFTLPVLIGNMLLLYLKTGIANVPQLQEEIKGLSGLILFTISSILFSIFFCYLWHGYIKENFVVELINKIRRDKDKCDLNEGNLVWEDAFHGRKGLAVRVILKDAKVYGSPTNMSENISDERCLLLADSEIVKDIVENHNVPVRETYVDTKSGVAVEIYDSEKFLAEYNKKHSQNAIYSD; encoded by the coding sequence TTGGATAACCTTCTTGCCTATATTATTTTACTAGCGCCAGGTCTTATTATCATGCTAATTAATGAGCGAGTTGGGTCGCATCCATCCGCAAAATATACCAATACAGAAAAATTAGTAATGTCAGTATTGTTCACTCTGCCAGTGCTGATAGGCAATATGCTTTTACTATATCTAAAAACAGGGATAGCTAACGTACCACAACTCCAGGAAGAAATAAAAGGACTAAGTGGTCTAATATTATTTACCATTTCTAGTATTTTATTTTCAATCTTTTTTTGCTATTTATGGCATGGGTATATTAAAGAAAATTTTGTGGTTGAATTAATAAACAAAATTAGAAGAGATAAAGATAAATGTGACTTAAATGAAGGTAACCTAGTGTGGGAAGATGCATTCCATGGTAGAAAAGGACTAGCAGTAAGAGTTATCTTAAAAGATGCTAAGGTGTATGGAAGTCCAACTAATATGTCAGAAAACATTTCTGATGAGAGATGTCTGTTGCTAGCTGATTCAGAAATAGTAAAGGACATTGTAGAAAATCACAATGTCCCCGTCCGTGAAACTTATGTTGATACGAAGTCAGGTGTGGCTGTAGAAATATACGATTCTGAGAAATTTTTAGCTGAGTATAATAAAAAGCATTCTCAAAATGCTATTTATTCTGATTAG
- a CDS encoding BppU family phage baseplate upper protein, which yields MTFTIKRNDTRTALKAKLINRSGNPVELAGATVRFVMNNGISRDALIIDEPNGEVLFVFRPGDTSHSGIYKAEFRVTYPDGNRETFPNNGHIPVYIYPNLGE from the coding sequence ATGACGTTCACTATTAAACGTAATGACACAAGGACTGCCCTAAAGGCGAAATTAATAAATAGATCAGGGAACCCGGTAGAACTTGCGGGTGCGACGGTAAGGTTTGTAATGAACAATGGGATTAGTAGAGATGCGTTAATTATTGACGAACCAAACGGGGAAGTTTTATTCGTTTTTCGCCCAGGTGACACAAGTCATTCCGGTATCTATAAGGCAGAATTTAGAGTTACCTACCCAGACGGAAACAGAGAGACGTTTCCAAATAACGGGCATATTCCGGTATATATTTACCCTAACCTAGGAGAGTGA